The genome window CTTTGCCTGCTGGGGCTACGTAATCCAGATGGGGCCCAGTATGGTGGGAGTGGCTTGATATGCTCATCGGCGACTTCGTGGTATTCTCAATGTCTGTAGCCAACGCGCAGAGTAACAGGTATGGCTAGTGAATGCAGAGCAGCAATGGGTGATGCAAATCGTTCAAATACTGTGTATAACCTTGAGTCATCTACGTACCTCACTTTTCACACAGTGATTCTCTATCAATATGAAAGAGCCCTACCTGGATATTTCAACCGGTATCTGTCTCGCGACTGGTATCGACTTGCGCATTGGGTCTGTCGCCGTTCATGAAGTCATAAAGTGTTTACCATCAGGATGATAGGCTCTCTCTCCCTATTTGTGCAACATTCTGCGTGAGTAAAATGAACTAATACCATAATGCACTATCAAAACATGAATGAGAATCTCAGAAACCTCAATTGTAATCACAAAGATATCCAACTTAAGCAAAGGATGCCTTCATTTCGGCGAGTGAAAGGTATACTCATCATTGAAACTGTGAAACTGCAGGGAGTTGGAAAGGAGAGTATCATACCTGATCTACAAATATCGGAAATGGCTGAGATGACGTTGTTGTCCTTGTCTGTTGTGCCGACGATGGTCTTTTGCTGGGTTTATATACCCGTAGTAAGACACTCTATAATATATTGATTTTACATAGTTCACACTGCGTTGCTCAATTTTCCTAGTCATTCCAAAAAACATAGTTGTCTTGCTACGGTGCGGTGTACCCTGCCATGACTCTGCAGTCATTAATTCCAGCCGCGCCCTCGTATATTAGTACGGTGTTGAGTTACCAGTGCTAGACATCTGACTCAATCCCTCTTTTCCTGGCAAGTTAATCAGATTACAGGGTTGGTGTGCTTATGGGTGGAACACAAAGGGTGAGTCACCTCATATATGCACCCTCCCCGATACCGTATTCGGCATTGATCCGTCTGGGAGTGAGTCACCTCGTAGCCATAACGTAACTAAAAGAAAGCCAGATTGATACTAGTTGTAGACTGGAACTATGTTAAGTAGATTAACGAAAAGGTAAGTAGTCGAGTGGCTCACGAAATTGTGCAGCTCAAAGCCGGCCGATACAGGAATAAAACCCAGGTAACGTTTACGACATATGTCATGGATGACAATACCATGAGAATGATGATATCTTATAACAAGTACCAAATTTTGGATGTCCCCTGGTATATCTTCTCGTGCTATGAATATGTGTCATAAAATTGTCGTAGCAGGAGACATCAGCGGACTTTGAAATCGAGTTGTGCAACGGGGACGGTGAGGACTGTGACTTGAGTCGGGGTCCAGAAGTGTATGGCTTTGTTTCAATAAGACTCGGCTTCCTACGTCTCATTGTCGACATCATTGTGCTTCTGCTGAAGTCCTCACAAGACATGTTCAGCGCGGCTGATGAATGGCTGTATGCCAAGAGTGGCTCTTCCTTCCTTGAACGAATGAAACCAGAGTCGTTCAAGCTGTCCTGCATTTCGCAACCAGTGAAAAGCTAAGTGTATAAAGCATGTTCTTGCTGCGGTCTGCCTCTAGTGTATACAAATGGGGTTGTGGTATTAATATTGTGATGTTATATAAGAAAGCAGTGGAAAGGTGTGGATCGTAAGAACACTTGATTGCAAAAATGGCGCCAGGGATTGATACACTTGAACTGCTTTCTGTGCCCCATTATGCATGAAAATCGCCTATATTAGGTAGGGCCTAGGGATAATGTTATCCCTTTAAACATGTCTAGTACTTGTACTATGATGCAAATCACATGAAGGTCAAGGCCTGTACGAACAATAGCAGGTGACTGGGAGTCCGGAAACTTCTCTGCAACCAGTCAAACTGACACCAAGCTCCCTGGCAGTCTGGCAAGTTGTAAATGCAGTCAGCTTCCTATTCCTACGGTGGCAACGTACACCATCTGAATATAGCCCCCGACGTTCTACGATCCTATAAAGCTCGATCCAAGGCCCAGCAGCAAAGATgagggcaaggaggagcagctgcAACGCATCCCGAAATGGAACTATCTAGCTCCCTCACTTCCTTGTGGATGAATACTTAAAAGTCTGTTGATTGTTCTCTGGAACAGCAGAGCAACCCTTCAATGCATATACTACACGGGTAATTACTACGCTAATATAGAATAGTTAATCTACTACTTGACAGACACTACTAGATTGTCATTATCATTGAATTTTGTACGTTGTCATATCAGAATATTATCCTCCAGCTAAACTATATTAATCAAGCTTGTTCCAAAATCAACTTTAACCAACACCATACATTTCCAGAGTTCCGTTCCCAAACAGCTACTCCCACCACACAACATAGGCAACCAGACCAGGTATGGAAACTAGCCCATTCATGAGCAGAAGCCTGCGTGCTAGACATACTATATGGCCTTGGCCCAGCTTCTGAGCTATCCTCTTGAAACATCCAACTTGGCAACCGACGGAACCTGGCAAAAGCCCCAGGACCCGGACCTGAGAGCCGAGCGGATGGTCAGCGCACATGCAGACATCAGACACCATAACACCCTCAGGCAGCTCTGCTGAGTCAATCCTTATCACATCCAGGGACCCCCACTCAGCTTTCACCACAGTGACCTCATCGGGGGTTGCGTCTGGGCGGAGAGTGGCGAGGGTGGTGGTTATGtaagggaggagaagaggtagGTGAGGGATTTCATGTCGGAGTCAGATCATCGTCTGATCTATAGAACGCTATCTTTAGACTAGAGGGAAGGGAATTTGAACCTTTGAAGCTCGCGCGGGAATACTGGAAAGGTATTTGGGGAGTGTTAAGTGTCAAAGCATCAGTGGTGCCTGAGGTGTCAATGTCAAGGCAAGTGGCCGACGTCAACCAGCTGCCTATTCTGGCCGCGCCTCGTGTTCTTTACTACGTCCactcccttcttctctcacGACTCGCGCAACTTTTGCTCATCAGTATCATCGCTGTAATATATCAGGATACAGAATACAGAATGGCATCAGAGAATGGAGGAGTTCTTCACTGGGGAACGAGCGACAGGAAAGAGAAACGAAAACCTTCCCGCCGCGACCCAGAGAAAAGACGGCAACAGAATGCCCAAGCGCAACGTAAATACCGTAAGGCACTCTTATCTGACAGTGGCACAGATACTCATCATTTGTTAGGAGAAAAGCTGCGTAAGCGCTTGGATCAACTTGAAGCCATTGCAGCATCTGGTGCGCCAGCCTTTTCGACTCAAGGTACACCAGCTACGGCTACACGCCCGCCTGAAGGTGCCACCGGGGATAGCTCATCCTGCGCGCTGCTGGATTCCAGTATAATAAAATTCCCAGCATATGGTATCTTAGATATACCTGTTTCAAGTTCATCGGCAGTAATTCCAGAGGAATGCCAATTTCCTCAGGAGTTAGAAAACAGCCTGTCGGCATTGTCCCCGTGGGACCTGGCAACAGATCCGCAATCAAACGACGATCATTCATGGCTGCGCGTCTGGGACTCTACAAAATTTGTCCATCCGTCACTTCTCATCTGCGACATAAAGAAGGACAGCCATTGTCCATACTGGACTGCCACCGTCAGTTGCGGCTGCTCCACACCACATGTGCAGATACGGACGCAGGGCCCTGACCCTTCTTGCTATGGTGATATCAAAATCCTCTCAATTGAACCAGGTGCACCCGCCGCAGATCCATGCGCTAGCCAGCTGCGCATCGAAACGGTCTGCACTATATCTGCCCTGCACGCTATTGGGACGCATGTTGGCATTACCGAGGAGCTGATCTGTGCCGACGACTCTCTCTCTCCGTTCTTCCGGTTCACCGTGGACTCGGCGGACGATACAGCCAAGAACGACATGATTTGCGCCGTGCAGAGAATATTCACGACCCTGAAACCGGATTTGAGACCCACCAAGGAACAAATCACCATCAGGCATCATCCCTTCATCGATATTCTGCCATCTCCGACACTGCGTAAAAACCTTATCAAACACCAGGACGAGTTAGATGAGGACGAGTTCTTCCATGACATGTTGATCGGCCTAGTGTGTTGGGGCGGTGCGGGTGTTGGGAGGAGAGATCGGAATCTGTCCACCAGTTATGCTTCGACAGGTACGCCGTGGGACGTCCGCAGCTGGGAGGCAAGAGATTGGTTTATCAAGAAGTACTGGAGATTGCTAGGTGGTGAAGACGGAGAGCTCGTTCGGCAGAGTGAATGGTGGCGCAGTATCCGAGGGGAAGACTCGCTGGACGTGGAAGCCAGGCAAGTCACTGAAGCAACATGACCTTGGTGGCGCTCACTTAGCAAGTGAGGTTGTGACGGAAACCAGGAAGTCTCATTAAGCTCCTTCGCCTTGGGTCCTTCAAGCAAATTAAGGATTTGCCACAAAATACCTGTCGGCGAATGTGGAGGGCTTGACGAAACCCTATCATAATGCCATTACTCCTCGTACCGGTTCAAGCTCCAGAAGCTTTGGCCGAGGCTTTGATAAAAGCTATGTTGGTTGAATCGAAATCCTGGAATGATGttggttcttcttctttcgaGCTACGACGTTGGTGCCGAGCAGGCGCTCTCCCCTATGAAGATGCAGCTATTGAATCGAGGTCGAAAATTATTCCAACACAATAATCACGACATCCACTGTTGCTGCGTTCTATGTGCATTCCTGGACAAAGTCTACGTGTGCGTCTACTCGTTCAATATGGTAAGAAAGCGAACCCCCTGGTGCAAGGGGTCTCCCCCCCCAACAAGTGAAGGAGGCAGTGGATATTCGAGACCACAATCTTTGAGAGTCAATGATTTTGGGTCATAAGAGCCCATTGCATACCCGGGTATACCTACTCCGAACTAGACATGAGCAGTGAGTAGTCATATTAATCAGTGGCACCTGCCATGCCAGGCCTACATATACTGGTGGTAAGATGAGATTGCCAGTTGTCGGTTTGCCTCAACCTCAGGGGTCGGCGCGCGTGCTCTTTCAGTGATCTTATACGAACTGTCGAAGACCTCGTCTTGGAACAATATGAAATTTATCTGCGGTTACGGTTGTCCAGGGACATAATACATTTAGATTCAGTTGACATTGGGATAGAGGGCTTCTAGAGTTTACCTGCCACTGTGTTATAATCGGTTAATTCATGTATTTCAAGTAGCAATCAAGCTCACATCCTCATGAATTGATCCCGCCGCACCAAATAATGAGCGGCTATCGGTCTTTTACCAGCCACTATGAGATAGAGTCTGCGAGCCAATCATTCCAAATCCAAGGCGCCACTCGTAATCGCAGTCGGACTGGACGAATGAGCACAACCTGCGCATGCGCTTCTGTTTCATCTGCGACTAACCGGCGGCTATCTCTCTTTTGATGCCATGAGTGGTCGAAACTGGGACACCATGCACTCTGTGGCGGATTATTTAAGATGCTGCTCAGCCCTCAGTGACTTTTGTAGTTCTTATTACAAAATCGCTATAGACATGCATTATCTGGCCTGGCAAGACTAGTTCCATCCAGTTGTCTTACTCCTACGCACGAGGCTGACACATCGGGAACAGAACACAAAGTACGGCCACTTCGGCGTCACTTTTCGGCCTTGCCCGTTCTTGATTATATAGAAGAGAGAAAGCACTCAAGGTCATACACCCGACAGCGAGAGTCTATAGATGCAAGgaaaggagtggaagggtCAGTATGGCTGCACCACAACCCCTCATCCAGAACGCATTCCAGGCCGCCATGCATGAATTCAAAACTAATCTCAACACCGATGAGCTCTACACCAAGCTGCTTGCAGTCTCCTCCATCGACGAGGTCTACGACCTGACCGATAAACTTCAAGCAGATCAGGGCAGAAAAGGGCGCCTCCGTCATCTAGCCAAGATCGAGCCTTTCCTTAACCGTCTCCGGGAATATACTGGCACCATTGATACTTTTGTGCAGGCATATCCGGAAATCATGGGATTGATATGGGGTCCGATtaagctgctgctgcagtgGAGTAGTGCGCTGACGCAGTCGTTTGACGCCATTGTGAACACGACAGCGGATATCGGATTGTTGTTGCCGGAGTTTCAGGAAGTGGTCGTTTTATTCTCGGACAATAATAGGATCTATGATGTTCTGGTTTTGTTtttcaaggatatcctagACTTTTATCTAATTGGTTTGAAATTTTTCACGATGCCGCGTATGTACGGACGATATGTTGCATAAAGTCTGGTGTGTGCTCTGGCTGACTATGATCTTGCTTGGTGCAGGCTGGAAATACTTTTTTGAGGCCTTGTGGCCGCGGAAGAAGGAGCACATTAGTCTGGTGAAGACGCACATTGAACGGCACGCTCTGCTGATGCGGAACGAAGTGAGGCTGGAGCATATCCGAGAGGAGCATGATACTCGCTTGAAAGCCTTTGAACATTTCAAGAATGCCGAAAAATCTCACCGATTGCAGCAGTTTTACGCTATCAAAGCGGACATGAGTCCGAGGATGTATGATGATAAGCTCAACTGGTACCATAGCCGAGTCTGTGAAGGTACAATAACTTGGTTGTTTCGAGATGATGTAATAAAGGATTGGTTCGATGTCAGTAATGGCACTTCAAAGGTCGTCTGGCTTCAAGGAATTCCAGGTGCAGGTTTGTGAGCAGCCTCTCCCCATGTCGGCCATGGTTAACAGACACCACCTCTAGGAAAGACATTTCTTGCTGGTGCCATGGTGGACAAGGCGCATGCTATCGGTCATACtgccttcgtcttcctcagtCATGCTTTCAGCAGCACGACATCGGCCCTAGGTGTTCTGCACTCGCTTCTGTTTCAACTGGCCTCGCAGCACGAAGATCTCCAAGATGTACTCTGTCACTTAACCAATGAACAAATCAAAAGCAATATTACCGTGGCGGTGGATACACTCAAGACGGTTCTGGAGTGTGCCGGGCCGGCCTTTCTAATCATTGATGGTttggacgagatcgaggagatcgagcGCGGAGTGCTCTTGAAGCAACTTCTGCGTCTGTCTCACGAATGCCATGAGACCCGTATATTTGTCAGCAGTAGACGGGAGGAGGACATCACGGCAATTCTGGAGGCCAGATCAGAAATGATCCGGGTTGATGGGAGAAATGAGGAAAGCATCCAAGTCTTTGTCGACTATCAGCTGAAGCAGATTTTCCAAAGTAGCAGGTTTCCTCCTCAGATTCAGGATGAAATACAGCGCTCTTTGGCACCGCTTGCATCCAAAGCCAAAGGTAGGAGATGCTTTTCTCGACGCGATCTTGCGGCTCACACAATTCCTTAGGGATGTTCCTGTACGCAAAAATAGTATTGAGCAGTATTGAGCTGATAGACGATGTGGCCGAAATTTGCGAAGATTTGAGCGTTCTGCCAGAAGATCTGGATGATGCGTAGGGATGCCTGGGATCCAAATTGACCGATGAGCTGACCCGTTACAGTTATTCCCGAGTGCTTGTACGAATCAACAAACTGCGACCACCATCAGCCCGCGACAAGGCCAGAAGAATACTGGCCTGGGTGGGTTGCTCGCCGACACCGCTAACCGTCCAGGAGATCGAGCAAGCACTGATGATAAAACCTGGAAGCCTTGAATTGGAGAGGAAAGTGATCGCCAGCCCAAACCTTAACCGACTCTGCGGACCCATTATCGAAATAATTGATGGATATATTCAGTTTGTACACTTCACAGTCAAAGAGTATGTATCGTGAGATGTGCCTGGAGCGCATCTGGCTAACGAGAGCAGATACTTGTTCAGTCCCGCCATAGACGGGCATATTAGTCTTGTCCAAGCGACCCTCGATCTTGCCATCTGCTGCATGACATTCCTCAGTCAAAGTCATTATAATATCAATACtctggtggatgatgatggcttcACTGGCCTAATACTGGGTGGGAGCTATCGACTGCATCATTTTGCAGTCAATGGCTGGTATGAGCTGGTCAAAAAGTACTTGCAGTTGACACAGAACAAGCCACTGCCATCGGAGCTTGTGCACTGCCTAAGGACGTTGATATTCAGACGCCACAACGATGAGTTTACAGCGGAACGGGATCCTTTTTTCAAACCTGCGTACTTGCAGCCTATCAAAACAGAGTATCCGGATTTATATCACTTTCTTGTCAGCATAGCTCAGTTCCATGAAAGATGCTCACAAACTTGGTATCATGTCAACGAAGGTATATCACTAATTCAAACCTTCGGGCAGAGAGCTGACTGCAATAGGGGACAAATGGAACCAGTTTGATCCACTGTCAATATTTCGTGTATCGACGAAGATATACCGAGAGCTGGATTCCCAGCTGTGTCCTTCCGGTTATCATCAACCAGACTGCCGCTGCGATCTCATTAAGCGAAACTTCGGCAAACGTCCGTTCAAATGCGGGTTCTTGAACTGTTCTTTCCAGCAGCATGGCTTCGAATCCAAGGAACAACGAGCTAAACATGAAAAAGAGCATACTCGCCCTTGGAAATGCAGCGTCTCTGGGTGCGAGTATGAGAATATAGGATTTCTATCCCGCACCATGAGTGACCAACACATGGAAAAGGCTCATAAGGAGAAAACACCACCAAGGGATCTCTCCGAGGGTGCAATCGAACAGGATGAAATGCAGGCACTGTTGCTCGATTTGGTCAGAGTGGATGAAGTGGAGATGGTCGAGCGCCTCCTGCCGCGCGTTGACGATCTCTATCGATTTTCGTCTCTCATAGGTAAGACGGTAGGCGAACTGGGTTCCTTGCCAATGGCGCAGATGATCACGCGGGTCTGCAAGGAGGGGGCGAAGCACAGGGCTGTGGATCAATTCTATCACGGAGCTATAAAGGCCGGTAACGTCGAGTTTATTGATTGGCTTATCAGTTCAAATCAGATACCGGAATATAGAGATGAGGCGGCATCTATTACTGCTGCCTTCGTGAAGAGCGATTCTGAGGACCTGTGGAGACTCTGCGAGCAGTTCATGGCAGCTCTCTCGCGCGCTGACGATATAGACCGAAGGATGTCTGATGTCTGTTTTGAGGAGCCGGCCATAAATGCCACCTGCAGGATCGCGAAAAGAGAAAACATGTTAATTTCCCTGTGGGAATCCGTTGGAGCAATTAAGAAGCCCAAGGCTGCTAAGCTTTCATATGCCTTAGGAGTTGTTGCAAGAACGACTTGCTCAATTCCACTCGGGAGGGCTCTTCTCCAACACGGAGCTAATATCAATGGACAGAAGGGTAAATTAGCGGTTTCGCCCCTTCATTTTGCGGCGCGGAAGTCGTCGGTTGAAAATGCAGAGTTCATGAGATTCCTCCTCTTTGCCGGCGCCGATCCGGAACGGGTTTCGCGCTCGCGAAGACCTTCCGATGAGATAGGCGCCAAGGAGATTGTCCGGTGGCTTGGGATGACATGGAATGAACTCGTCGAGCAGACGAGAGATTGTAGAAGGAGCACCCCCACTACCCCTCCAGATCCTTCAGTAAAGCCAGGGCCTTGGCGACCTGCCTAGATATTCAGCTGAGTGACAGGCAGTGTTTTGACGCTATTCCGCTGGTACTGGGAAATGCTCGCTCATCAACTATATGTTGAGAATGAATAGTATCGAATATGCTCATAGAAAGCTACCAAAATTGCCCGATAACATATCATCGTAGGATGATTGATTGGCAATACACTGCAGTAGGTGTGATCAAAAGGCTACCTAGGCTGCTCTCGACTGAGACAAACTTAATGACCCCCGGCTAGGTCATCCTTGCAGAAATCCTGCAGCCCAACCAGACCGCTACAGATCTGCAAGGTGTGAAGACCTTGCTGATCCGAGTCGTTCGTATAAAGATGCGGAGGTACCCCTTCCAGTATCTCTTCTCCTACCATCCATTCCTCCAGttccatcttctcatccgTGGAAACTCTTTTCACCGTCTCCAAACATTATGTCTACCAACCCAGGCCAAATCTCCCCCCTTGCGGGAATAACCCGCTACATCACCACCCACAACCCCTCGGGCCaagccatcatccactcGGAACAGCCCGTCATCTGGGGCTCCTACGAGGGCGGCGCGCTAGGCATGGGGGTCGCCTACACGACCTCCGAATTCCCCGCCAACCTAAACAACGAGGTGGACATCAAGACCCACGAGAAACTCATGGAGAAGAACACCTTGGGCCTGGTGAACCCTGGCGGGACGGTGTGTCGGTTTGTCGATTTTAAGCCCGGTGGAGAGCCGTTCATGCATCGCACGCAGAGCCTGGACTACGGGATTGTGCTGCAGGGAGAGATTGAGATGATTCTGGATTCGGGGGAGAAGAGGACGTTGAAGGCGGGGGATATTGCTGTGCAGCGGGGAACGAAGCATGCATGGAGGAATCCGGGCGAGGTGGAGTGGTCGCGGATGGTCTTTATCTTGCAGGACATTCAGCCGATAGTGATTGGGGGGttgtgctggaggaggatgtcAGTGGGTCGGACGAGATCAAGCCTAGCCAGGGTGATTGACCGGTGTGTCATGTCTTTTTTCTAGGTAGTGATTGAGATATAGTACATGATATACGATGAATGGCCATTAGTCCTTCACCTTAATCACGACCTTGCCGAAATGAGCTCCGCTTGCCAGGAACTTGAACGCCTCTTTGGACTCTTCGAAGGGGAATATCCGGTTGACAACGGGGTGAATCTGGTGCTTCTCGTAGAACTgcaccatctcctcgaaGCGGTCCTTGGGACCGTTGATGATTCCCTTGATCGTCAGGTTCTTGCGCAGTGTGAGCACATTCATGTTGAGAGTGTCGTTCGGATTCTGCTGCTTCCCGGATGTGTAGCCGATGCAATCGATCAATCCACCAAAGGCGACGCAGTCAAAGGTCTTGCTCAGGGTCTCCGAGCCGCCGGtttcgaggatgatgtctGCGCCGTGGTTGTTCGTCACCCGCATCACTTCCTCGTTCCAGTTGGGGTTCGTGCGGTAGTTGATGGTATAGTCGGCTCCGAGCTTCTTCgcttgctccagcttctcgtcGGATGAAGACGTGATGATAACTGACATTGTCAATCGTAtgccaaaaaaaaattgcGTTAGCATTACGACAAACCTTTCGCGCCGGATGCCTTGGCAATCTGCAAACCCGCAATCGAGACCCCGCCCGTCCCCAGCAACAGGACATATTGACCCTCTCCTCCATTCTGACCCATCGGCCGCATGCCATTGATAGACATCCACGCCGTCACACTCGCAATGGGAAGTGTACTAGCCTCCTCGTGCGTCATATAACTGGGAGCCCGAACCAGAGCGTACTCGGGGAACACACGATGTGTCGCCAACACACCATCCAGTGGCAAGCCCAGACCGCGTGCTAATTCTTTTTCGGTCACTTGTCCAGTCTGGTGATCCGGGAGGAAGGTCGACAGGACGCGATCGCCGGCTTTCCAGGCAGTTACGCCCTCGCCTACCTGAATGACCACGCCGCTCATGTCGCTGCAGGGGACGACGATGGTTTCGACACCCTGGGTTGCTTTGTGGTGGGTGTACTCGCCCATTACGACTAAGACCAGAATCAATTTTCAAGGCTCCAGACGTTGAATCGAGGCTACTCACCTTCGGTATCGCGATAATTTAGAGAAACAGCATGGATCTCCACGAGGACTTCCCCTTGTCCGGGTGCGGGCATGGGAGCCTCGGCCTGCTGCAGGCTGTCAAGGCCTTTCAGGTTGCTCTTCCATTGCTTGACAGATGGTGCCATTTTTGGTGTAAAGCTCGatctttgatttccttggaAAAGCCCCAGAACCTCAAAATCTTTCGAGGTTCAGTTGACGGTGAGAAAGAATATGCTGGAAAAGTGCGTCATTGTGGAGTCGCCCCGCAGTTGGAGTCTTGGAGTCTTGGAGATATCCGACAGTTTTTTCCATTCTCTGCAGTAAACTTTGTCCCATTGCCGTTGACACGTTGATATCGATGTTGTATGTGGCTCAGAAAGATAGATCGAGGACGTACTGCTCTGATATATTGAGTCAAAGATGTTAGTATGGCCACCTTTCAAGCATATTTCAGTAGATCTTAGAAATTTATTTAGGTGGAATAGCATCCTACGCCTCTAAGGCCATCCTAAGCTCTAGAGTTATGTATTCAAGGAATTTGCCTAAAAGATATTCTTCGTCTAATCTCATAGTCTAAGCTCTATATTAGGTTTCTTGTTACTCAAGCTTATATACTCTTTATAAGTTTCATAAGTATTCATCAACCTTTTAGCTTGATGATGCGAGTGGTACTAAACCTGTCTCTACTGTTCTTTCATTGCATATAGCTGTTTCATTTCGTACCACTCTAGGGGTGTAATAATGGTCCTTTAAGATACGTCCAGCTTCCTACACTAGAAACATGGTTTCTCCTTTCATCGCCGTTCTCTCTCATTGGAGAGTACTGGGTATGTCGCGTTCACTCCATACGATGGGGCATCAATGCAATACATCTGAGTTGTATTCGCTCACCCAGACGCCCAAGAAAAGAGACTTGGTCCTCGTTTCAGAAAAAAGCACAATGTACTCCGCTGGAAGAGGATTAAGGAATTGGCCGGCATCAGACCTTTCGGTGGCCTTGCGAACCAAGCCTCCCCTAGTTCAGGAGTAAGTCGGGGAGTTTATCCAGGCTTGAGCATAAAAGGCGAAGTATTTCTTTGGTATTCTTTGGTAGACTGTGCCGTGGGAAACGCTCTCTTCTACTCGTCCACGAAAAGAGCATATATACTCTCTCCGGGAATAGCGTGGTCGAATAAGCACATGCATCTGGCGTCTGCCTTTTGACAGAATGGCGCATAGGTGTTAGGAGGTGGCTGGAATGAGTTTCGCTCCGTTATTCTCAAGCGCCTGGCGAACGCACAGCTCTCGATGGGATGGCTCAGGTCGATGCTTCATTTTCGTTCCCTGAATTAACCAAGATAAACAGGCGATGAATGTGTATGGCCATTCAGACAAAGCGCCACCCAACTGATATAAATCCATTGTACTAGGGTGCCGCTCATCAACTAGCTCATCAAGTAGCCTCGAGAATGCCTTTCAACTCCTCGGACAATGGATATACCTCTTCTGCAGGCACCAACCTCGTCGCATCCTCCATCCTGTCCTCGGCCAGGCATTTCTCGATCTGCCTCATAACCTCCGTCACATCCGTAATCCCAACAATCCAGTCATCCACGTACTTGTCCACTGCGTCTGCACTCAGTCCAATCTGAATAGACCGGTAATCCAACGGCGTAAACTGCAAGTCCCTCTCTGGATCCCACTGCACCCGCACTGGACTATTCTGGAGCCGCTTCTGCCacttcgccttctcctccacgTCGTGCCCGGGGTAATGTGACAGACAGGAATGCTGTAACGCCCACTCAAAGCCTTCCCGCGTGATATCGATGGCTAGAACGCGTTCCTGTTTGGGTTTCCTGGCCCAGCCGGATCGGTACGCCATCCACAGAAAGGAGGGTTTGATCCAGGTCATGCGTGTGCGAGAGAACGGAGGGACAAATTTCTGGGCATCCACTGC of Aspergillus fumigatus Af293 chromosome 2, whole genome shotgun sequence contains these proteins:
- a CDS encoding zinc-dependent alcohol dehydrogenase family protein encodes the protein MAPSVKQWKSNLKGLDSLQQAEAPMPAPGQGEVLVEIHAVSLNYRDTEVVMGEYTHHKATQGVETIVVPCSDMSGVVIQVGEGVTAWKAGDRVLSTFLPDHQTGQVTEKELARGLGLPLDGVLATHRVFPEYALVRAPSYMTHEEASTLPIASVTAWMSINGMRPMGQNGGEGQYVLLLGTGGVSIAGLQIAKASGAKVIITSSSDEKLEQAKKLGADYTINYRTNPNWNEEVMRVTNNHGADIILETGGSETLSKTFDCVAFGGLIDCIGYTSGKQQNPNDTLNMNVLTLRKNLTIKGIINGPKDRFEEMVQFYEKHQIHPVVNRIFPFEESKEAFKFLASGAHFGKVVIKVKD
- a CDS encoding NACHT domain protein; its protein translation is MAAPQPLIQNAFQAAMHEFKTNLNTDELYTKLLAVSSIDEVYDLTDKLQADQGRKGRLRHLAKIEPFLNRLREYTGTIDTFVQAYPEIMGLIWGPIKLLLQWSSALTQSFDAIVNTTADIGLLLPEFQEVVVLFSDNNRIYDVLVLFFKDILDFYLIGLKFFTMPRWKYFFEALWPRKKEHISLVKTHIERHALLMRNEVRLEHIREEHDTRLKAFEHFKNAEKSHRLQQFYAIKADMSPRMYDDKLNWYHSRVCEGTITWLFRDDVIKDWFDVSNGTSKVVWLQGIPGAGKTFLAGAMVDKAHAIGHTAFVFLSHAFSSTTSALGVLHSLLFQLASQHEDLQDVLCHLTNEQIKSNITVAVDTLKTVLECAGPAFLIIDGLDEIEEIERGVLLKQLLRLSHECHETRIFVSSRREEDITAILEARSEMIRVDGRNEESIQVFVDYQLKQIFQSSRFPPQIQDEIQRSLAPLASKAKDDVAEICEDLSVLPEDLDDAYSRVLVRINKLRPPSARDKARRILAWVGCSPTPLTVQEIEQALMIKPGSLELERKVIASPNLNRLCGPIIEIIDGYIQFVHFTVKEYVS
- a CDS encoding bZIP transcription factor, translated to MALAQLLSYPLETSNLATDGTWQKPQDPDLRAERMGPPLSFHHSDLIGGCVWAESGEGGGYVREEKRLEGREFEPLKLAREYWKGIWGVLSVKASVVPEVSMSRQVADVNQLPILAAPRVLYYVHSLLLSRLAQLLLISIIAVIYQDTEYRMASENGGVLHWGTSDRKEKRKPSRRDPEKRRQQNAQAQRKYRKALLSDSGTDTHHLLGEKLRKRLDQLEAIAASGAPAFSTQGTPATATRPPEGATGDSSSCALLDSSIIKFPAYGILDIPVSSSSAVIPEECQFPQELENSLSALSPWDLATDPQSNDDHSWLRVWDSTKFVHPSLLICDIKKDSHCPYWTATVSCGCSTPHVQIRTQGPDPSCYGDIKILSIEPGAPAADPCASQLRIETVCTISALHAIGTHVGITEELICADDSLSPFFRFTVDSADDTAKNDMICAVQRIFTTLKPDLRPTKEQITIRHHPFIDILPSPTLRKNLIKHQDELDEDEFFHDMLIGLVCWGGAGVGRRDRNLSTSYASTGTPWDVRSWEARDWFIKKYWRLLGGEDGELVRQSEWWRSIRGEDSLDVEARQVTEAT
- a CDS encoding DUF4291 domain-containing protein; this translates as MARHPYRQIRAKYTSTTITVYQAYSPSIADAAVDAQKFVPPFSRTRMTWIKPSFLWMAYRSGWARKPKQERVLAIDITREGFEWALQHSCLSHYPGHDVEEKAKWQKRLQNSPVRVQWDPERDLQFTPLDYRSIQIGLSADAVDKYVDDWIVGITDVTEVMRQIEKCLAEDRMEDATRLVPAEEVYPLSEELKGILEAT
- a CDS encoding cupin domain-containing protein yields the protein MSTNPGQISPLAGITRYITTHNPSGQAIIHSEQPVIWGSYEGGALGMGVAYTTSEFPANLNNEVDIKTHEKLMEKNTLGLVNPGGTVCRFVDFKPGGEPFMHRTQSLDYGIVLQGEIEMILDSGEKRTLKAGDIAVQRGTKHAWRNPGEVEWSRMVFILQDIQPIVIGGLCWRRMSVGRTRSSLARVIDRCVMSFF